In one window of Leptidea sinapis chromosome 31, ilLepSina1.1, whole genome shotgun sequence DNA:
- the LOC126973995 gene encoding spermine oxidase-like isoform X1 has product MNYDTVVVGLGAAGVTAAVTLAKAGKKVLALEASDRIGGRVKTVQLGDGVVEEGAEWIHGTVKNCIYETAVKNNITVLAHNIDMDIFRSDGSKADGEIIKDLISFCLDCRTNSAPGDTELSLGDFIIMRLTQYLEGKYPRLTTDRTFINDFLDFMNLVINNYEAANDWKEVSIQSSYEACPGEQHMSWHKYGYKTYFELLLNTYNNGPGLPNLDIKLNSEVEEIKWPHDSRANVEITINDGSIFRSDNVIVTVSLGVLKERYTTLFNPTLAGEKISAINNISMGVMDKIILKFDKPWCPHAPSFKALFWNKGDKDKVPEDDVWITKVFAASNPLGSSNALTLWTSGDVAKLVEILPEDVVKSKLVELLQKFMGTYYVIPEPTAIIRSTWYLNPLTRGSYSYDNMLTPLYPDLRSVLAAPLLDTSGRPRVLFAGEATNTKHFSTVHGASETGLREAKRLLPNSKI; this is encoded by the exons ATGAATTACGACACCGTAGTAGTGGGCCTGGGAGCTGCTGGAGTCACAGCTGCTGTCACATTAGCTAAAGCTGGAAAGAAAGTGTTGGCTCTAGAAGCATCTGACAGGATTGGAGGTCGAGTGAAGACCGTCCAGCTCGGAGATGGTGTTGTCGAGGAAGGCGCTGAATG gATACACGGAACTGTTAAGAACTGCATCTACGAGACGGCCGTTAAGAATAACATCACTGTGCTAGCTCATAACATAGACATGGACATATTCAGATCAGATGGAAGCAAAGCTGATGGCGAGATAATCAaagatttaatttcattttgtttgGATTGTAGAACGAATAGTGCGCCAGGAGATACAGAGCTAAGTCTGGGTGACTTCATAATAATGAG ACTGACACAATATTTGGAAGGAAAATACCCTCGTTTAACAACTGACAGAActtttataaatgattttctggATTTCATgaacttagtaataaataactatGAAGCAGCGAATGATTGGAAAGAGGTCAGCATTCAAAGTTCCTACGAAGCCTGTCCTGGAGAGCAACATATGAGTTGGCACAAATACGGTTACAAAACTTACTTTGAACTTTTGCTG AATACTTACAATAACGGACCCGGTCTACCAAACCTTGACATAAAACTGAACTCTGAGGTAGAGGAAATAAAATGGCCTCACGATAGCAGAGCTAATGTCGAAATTACCATTAATGATGGCAGTATTTTTAGATCTGACAATGTAATAGTGACGGTCTCATTGGGAGTTCTAAAAGAAAG ATATACAACATTATTTAACCCAACACTAGCCGGGGAAAAGATATcagcaattaataatatttcaatggGCGTCATGGATAAAATTATACTAAAGTTTGACAAACCATGGTGCCCTCATGCGCCATCCTTTAAAgcattattttggaataaaggAGATAAAGATAAGGTCCCTGAAGATGATGTTTGGATAACTAAGGTATTTGCTGCAAGTAACCCGTTGGGATCTTCAAATGCTCTGACATTGTGGACCAGTGGCGATGTAGCCAAGCTG GTTGAAATCTTGCCGGAAGACGTCGTGAAAAGTAAATTGGTAGAGTTGCTTCAGAAATTTATGGGAACATATTATGTCATTCCAGAACCAACTGCAATTATAAG ATCTACTTGGTATTTAAACCCACTGACACGCGGCAGTTACTCATACGACAACATGCTAACACCACTGTATCCAGATCTTCGGTCAGTTCTCGCAGCCCCATTACTTGACACATCCGGCCGACCTCGGGTGTTGTTCGCTGGCGAAGCGACTAATACAAAGCATTTCTCTACAGTACATGGTGCAAGTGAAACAGGCTTAAGAGAAGCTAAACGACTTCTTCCTAACAgcaaaatataa
- the LOC126973995 gene encoding spermine oxidase-like isoform X2, with the protein MNKHYYLTKMNYDTVVVGLGAAGVTAAVTLAKAGKKVLALEASDRIGGRVKTVQLGDGVVEEGAEWIHGTVKNCIYETAVKNNITVLAHNIDMDIFRSDGSKADGEIIKDLISFCLDCRTNSAPGDTELSLGDFIIMRLTQYLEGKYPRLTTDRTFINDFLDFMNLVINNYEAANDWKEVSIQSSYEACPGEQHMSWHKYGYKTYFELLLNTYNNGPGLPNLDIKLNSEVEEIKWPHDSRANVEITINDGSIFRSDNVIVTVSLGVLKERYTTLFNPTLAGEKISAINNISMGVMDKIILKFDKPWCPHAPSFKALFWNKGDKDKVPEDDVWITKVFAASNPLGSSNALTLWTSGDVAKLVEILPEDVVKSKLVELLQKFMGTYYVIPEPTAIIRSTWYLNPLTRGSYSYDNMLTPLYPDLRSVLAAPLLDTSGRPRVLFAGEATNTKHFSTVHGASETGLREAKRLLPNSKI; encoded by the exons ATGAACAAACATTATTA TTTAACAAAAATGAATTACGACACCGTAGTAGTGGGCCTGGGAGCTGCTGGAGTCACAGCTGCTGTCACATTAGCTAAAGCTGGAAAGAAAGTGTTGGCTCTAGAAGCATCTGACAGGATTGGAGGTCGAGTGAAGACCGTCCAGCTCGGAGATGGTGTTGTCGAGGAAGGCGCTGAATG gATACACGGAACTGTTAAGAACTGCATCTACGAGACGGCCGTTAAGAATAACATCACTGTGCTAGCTCATAACATAGACATGGACATATTCAGATCAGATGGAAGCAAAGCTGATGGCGAGATAATCAaagatttaatttcattttgtttgGATTGTAGAACGAATAGTGCGCCAGGAGATACAGAGCTAAGTCTGGGTGACTTCATAATAATGAG ACTGACACAATATTTGGAAGGAAAATACCCTCGTTTAACAACTGACAGAActtttataaatgattttctggATTTCATgaacttagtaataaataactatGAAGCAGCGAATGATTGGAAAGAGGTCAGCATTCAAAGTTCCTACGAAGCCTGTCCTGGAGAGCAACATATGAGTTGGCACAAATACGGTTACAAAACTTACTTTGAACTTTTGCTG AATACTTACAATAACGGACCCGGTCTACCAAACCTTGACATAAAACTGAACTCTGAGGTAGAGGAAATAAAATGGCCTCACGATAGCAGAGCTAATGTCGAAATTACCATTAATGATGGCAGTATTTTTAGATCTGACAATGTAATAGTGACGGTCTCATTGGGAGTTCTAAAAGAAAG ATATACAACATTATTTAACCCAACACTAGCCGGGGAAAAGATATcagcaattaataatatttcaatggGCGTCATGGATAAAATTATACTAAAGTTTGACAAACCATGGTGCCCTCATGCGCCATCCTTTAAAgcattattttggaataaaggAGATAAAGATAAGGTCCCTGAAGATGATGTTTGGATAACTAAGGTATTTGCTGCAAGTAACCCGTTGGGATCTTCAAATGCTCTGACATTGTGGACCAGTGGCGATGTAGCCAAGCTG GTTGAAATCTTGCCGGAAGACGTCGTGAAAAGTAAATTGGTAGAGTTGCTTCAGAAATTTATGGGAACATATTATGTCATTCCAGAACCAACTGCAATTATAAG ATCTACTTGGTATTTAAACCCACTGACACGCGGCAGTTACTCATACGACAACATGCTAACACCACTGTATCCAGATCTTCGGTCAGTTCTCGCAGCCCCATTACTTGACACATCCGGCCGACCTCGGGTGTTGTTCGCTGGCGAAGCGACTAATACAAAGCATTTCTCTACAGTACATGGTGCAAGTGAAACAGGCTTAAGAGAAGCTAAACGACTTCTTCCTAACAgcaaaatataa